GACGCCGTTGACCGGCACTAAGAATAGTCTCTCGATTTGATGACATATCGCTGACAGTTCCATGTCCGCCGGGTGTAACCGTCGTGACAGGATCAAGGTCAAGGGAGGGCATTCGCCGCCGGGGTACGCCCGCAGCTTAGGCGGGCGCGCGGCCGATTTCCGCCGTGACCCAGCGCATGATTTCGCCGATCAGGGCACTGTGGGCATAGCGGGTGCGCAGAATATAACCGTGGCTTTCGCGCCGGATCGGCGGCGCCAGCGGTATCAGACTACCGTCCTTGAGCGCATCTTGGACCAGCAGGTCCCAGCCAAGCGCGATCCCCTTGCCGGCCTGGGCCGCGTTAAGCAGCAACGGATAGTTGTTGTACTTGAAGACGGCCCCCCGCTCTTCATAGGGCACCTCATAAGTCACCCCAGCCAGGGCGCTCCACTCGCGCCAGTCGATCCAGCGCGAATTGCGCTCGTCCATGTGCAGCAGCGGCAGCGCCGACCAGCGCGCCGGGGTGTCGCCCTCGAGCAGGCCGTGCAAAGCGGCGAAGGCGGGGCTGCAGACCGGAAACACCTCTTCCGGAGTGAAGATATCGTCCTGCTCGCTATCGCGGTCGCAATGAATGGCGATATCGGCGCGGTGGTCCTGATCGTCCTGATCGACGGCCAGCACCTCGATATCCACCTGCGGAAAGGCCGCTTCGAGCCTCGAGAGCCTGGGCAGCAGCCAGAGATGCGCGAAGCCGAAGTTGGCGGCGATCAGCACCCGTTGGCGGGTCGAGCGCGCCCGGGCTCTGAGCGAGTGAACGGCGCTGTCGATGCGGTTGAGCGCAGGGGCGATATCGTCATAGAAGCGCAGCGCCTCGCGGGTCGGCGCGAGGCGGCCGCCACTTCGCTCGAAGAGCACCAGCCCCACCTGGCTCTCCAGCCCGCGAATGCGCTGGGAGATCGCCGGCTGGGTGGCGCCGAGCACCTTGGCGGCGGCGGTCAGCGAGCCCAGGCGAAGGGTGGTTTCAAAGGCGATGAGTGCCTTGAGGCTAGGCAATGACTCGTCAATTTCGGCCATAAGGCAACTCTATGGGATGCATAAGATGGGCGCGCCTTCCCGGCATTTGCGCGATGCGTAAAATGCCGGCCCACACGTTCCGTCAGAGCCGAGATGATGTCAGAACCCGCTTTTCACGTCCAAGAATCCCCCGCCAAGGTCTTCGCCACGGACGCCGCCGGCACCCGCACCGAGCTGCCGGCCCTGTGGCTTCGCGAACGCTGCCAGGAACCGGAGAGCCTGGACGTCGCCACCCAGCAGCGCCTGTTCAACCCGCACCACCTGGATGAGGACCTGACGCTGGTAGAAGCCGAGCTTATGGACGACCAGGAGGTACGCCTGAGCTTCAGCGACGGCCACAGCGGGCGCTATGATCTGCGGCATTTCGCCGATGACTTCGATGATGACGACGGCCTGCCTGCCCCGCGGCTCTGGGACAGCAGCATCGACTTCGCAAGCATCACCCGCGACTGGGAGAAGATCGACGATCACGACTACTTCCGCGAGGCCCTCGAGACCTACCTGCGCCATGGGGTGATCATTCTCAAGAATGTGCCGACCGACGGCGGCCACCTGGTCGATGTCGGCGAAACCTTTGGCCACGTGCGTTCCACCAACTTCGGCAAGTACTTCGAGGTCTGCTCGCGCCCCGAGTCCAACGATCTGGCCTATCGCAGCGTGCCCCTGGCGCCGCACACCGACAACCCCTATCGCGAGCCGGTCCCCGGCATCCAGCTACTGCACTGCCTGACCAACGAGACGACCGGTGGCCTGTCGACGCTAGTCGACAGCCTGGCCGTCGCCGAGCAGTTGCGCGCCGAGGACCCGGAAGGCTACCGGCTGCTGTCCACTATCCCGGTGCGCTTTCGCTTCATCGACGATGGCGTCGAGCTGATCGAGCGCCGGCCGATGATTCACCTCGATGCCATGGGCAAGATGGACGGCGTGCACTACAGCCCGCGTCTGGACTACCTGCCGCTGATGGACGAGGAGAGCACCAAGGCCTTTCATCGTGCCCGGCGCCGCCTCGGCGAGCTGTTCGCCCACGCGGACTATGAGATCCAGTTTGCGCTGGGCGATGGCGAGCTGATGATGTTCGACAACAACCGGGTGCTGCACGGCCGCACCGCCTACGATCAGAACGAAGGCTTTCGCCACCTGCAGGGCTGCTACATCGACCGGGACGGCCCCACCGGCCATTTCCGGGCGATCGTCAAGCAGGAGCGCGCCTTTCAAGCCACCGTTTCAACCGAGAGCGCGACTGCCGCATGAATACCGTAACGTTCACCCAGATGAAGGATGGCACCAAGGACGAGTACATGATGCTCGGCGAGCTCGAGGAGCGCTTCGTCGAGGGCCTGCCGGAGCGCATTCTCGAAGCGCTTCGGGCGCTGGAGAATACCCTCTCCGGCTACCGGGTCTCGCGGCTCGATCATGTGCTGCAGTCCGCCACCCGGGCCGAGGAAGACGGCGAAGACGAGGAAATGATCGTGGCGGCGCTGATCCACGACATCGGTGACGACCTGGCGCCCCACAATCATTCGCAGTATGCCGCGTCCATCATCCGCCCCTATGTGCGGGCCGAGGTTACCTGGATCATCGAGCACCACGGACTGTTCCAGAACTACTACTACATTCACCACTTCGGCGGTGATCCGCTGGAGCGCGACCGCTACCAGGGCCACCCCTGGTATCAGCGCTGCGTCGACTTCTGCGAGCGCTGGGACCAGGCCTCCTTCGACCCGGACTACCCCACCCGGTCGCTCGAGCACTTCGCGCCCATGGTCCGGCGTATCTTCAGCCGCCCGGCTTTCGATCCGGCCTATGTCGGCGACGAAAGCGCCCGCCACCTGTGAGGCGCTGATAGCGCGTCCTGGCGCTTGATACCGGCAGGTCATAAAAACGACGCGGCCCCTGTTTGTGCAGGGGCCGCGTTTGCATGCGAGGCTCATCTGACGCGTCGGCGAGTCAGGCCGATAGCCGCCGCAGCAGAAACACCAGCGGCACGCTCAACAGATAGATCAGCCCCATCCAGGTGAAGATGTCGTTGAAGGCCAGCACCTGCGCCTGCTGCGAGACCCGCTGCACTAGCATGCCAACGGCGGCGTGGTAGGCATCGGGCACCGAGCCTGCGAGCATTGCCTCATACTTGGCGATTTCCGCCACCACCACCTCACGGCCGGTATCGATGGCCGGGGCCAACTGGTTCCAGTGAAAGTCCTCGCGGATGTCACGCACCGTATCGAGCAGCGCCAGCCCCATGGCGCCACCCAGGTTGCGCATCACGTTGAAGAGCCCGCTGGCGTTACCCACTTCGCTGGGCGGCAGGGTGCCCAGCGCGATGCGCGAGGCCGGGATGATGCACATGATCAGTCCCATGCCGCGCACGATCTGCGGCACGCAGAACTGCCAGAACCCCGACTCCACGGTGAGATTGGCGTTCATCATGGTGCCCACGCCGACCAGCAGTAGCCCAAAGAACAGCAGCACCCGCAGGTCGAGACGGTTGGAAGCCTGGCCCACTATCGGCGCGCACAGGAACATCGTCAGCCCGGTGACGAACATCACCTGGCCGATCTGCAGGCTCGAATAGCCGCGCACATAGCCGAAGAACAGCGGCATGATGTAGACAAGCCCGTAGAGCGCAATGCCGATGATGAAGCCCATCCCGGCGCCGATCGCGAAGTTGCGATTGGCGAAGGCGCGCAGATCAACGATCGGATGGTCGCTTCGCAGGGTGCGAGTGAAGAACCACACCCCGGCCGCCAGACAGGTCAGGCTAAAGAGGATAATACGGTCGCTGTCGAACCAGTCATCGCCCGGACCCTCTTCGAGCACGAACTCCAGCGAGCCCAGAAACACCGCAATCAGCACCAGGCCGATCAGGTCGAGATGGCGCGCCACCGCATGGTTGGGCTTGTCGATATCGAGATAGGTCCAGGCGGCCCAGCACACCAGCACGCCGGGGATCACGTTGGCCAGGAACAGCCAGTGCCAGCTCATCGCCTCGGTGATATAGCCGCCTACCGTGGGGCCGATAGAGGGCGCCATGGTCACCACCATGCCGATCACCGCCTGCACGCTGCCCATCACCCGCCGGGGAAAGATCGAGAAACTCACCGCCTGGGTGATCGGGATCATCGCCCCGCCCATGAAGCCCTGGATGGCGCGCAGCACGATGAGCTGTTCGATCGAGGTGGCCAGCGCACAGCCAAAGCTTGCCAGGGTGAAACCGGCACAGGACAGGGTGAAGGCTACCCGGGTCGAGAGGATGCGCATCAGCATGCCCGACAGCGGAATCATCACGATTTCAGCGATCAGGTAGGAAGTCTGTACCCAGGAGATCTCATCTTCGCTGGCCGAGAGCCCCGACTGGATCTCGTTGAGCGAGCTGGCGACGATCTGGATGTCCAGGATCGCCATGAACATGCCGAACACCGCGGCGATGAAGCCAACGCGCTGCCGCCAGGGCGGCATGTCGCTGAC
Above is a window of Halomonas sp. I5-271120 DNA encoding:
- a CDS encoding LysR substrate-binding domain-containing protein, with the translated sequence MAEIDESLPSLKALIAFETTLRLGSLTAAAKVLGATQPAISQRIRGLESQVGLVLFERSGGRLAPTREALRFYDDIAPALNRIDSAVHSLRARARSTRQRVLIAANFGFAHLWLLPRLSRLEAAFPQVDIEVLAVDQDDQDHRADIAIHCDRDSEQDDIFTPEEVFPVCSPAFAALHGLLEGDTPARWSALPLLHMDERNSRWIDWREWSALAGVTYEVPYEERGAVFKYNNYPLLLNAAQAGKGIALGWDLLVQDALKDGSLIPLAPPIRRESHGYILRTRYAHSALIGEIMRWVTAEIGRAPA
- a CDS encoding TauD/TfdA family dioxygenase, which produces MMSEPAFHVQESPAKVFATDAAGTRTELPALWLRERCQEPESLDVATQQRLFNPHHLDEDLTLVEAELMDDQEVRLSFSDGHSGRYDLRHFADDFDDDDGLPAPRLWDSSIDFASITRDWEKIDDHDYFREALETYLRHGVIILKNVPTDGGHLVDVGETFGHVRSTNFGKYFEVCSRPESNDLAYRSVPLAPHTDNPYREPVPGIQLLHCLTNETTGGLSTLVDSLAVAEQLRAEDPEGYRLLSTIPVRFRFIDDGVELIERRPMIHLDAMGKMDGVHYSPRLDYLPLMDEESTKAFHRARRRLGELFAHADYEIQFALGDGELMMFDNNRVLHGRTAYDQNEGFRHLQGCYIDRDGPTGHFRAIVKQERAFQATVSTESATAA
- a CDS encoding HD domain-containing protein, whose amino-acid sequence is MNTVTFTQMKDGTKDEYMMLGELEERFVEGLPERILEALRALENTLSGYRVSRLDHVLQSATRAEEDGEDEEMIVAALIHDIGDDLAPHNHSQYAASIIRPYVRAEVTWIIEHHGLFQNYYYIHHFGGDPLERDRYQGHPWYQRCVDFCERWDQASFDPDYPTRSLEHFAPMVRRIFSRPAFDPAYVGDESARHL
- a CDS encoding DHA2 family efflux MFS transporter permease subunit; the encoded protein is MSERSASPAVSALAAPVSDMPPWRQRVGFIAAVFGMFMAILDIQIVASSLNEIQSGLSASEDEISWVQTSYLIAEIVMIPLSGMLMRILSTRVAFTLSCAGFTLASFGCALATSIEQLIVLRAIQGFMGGAMIPITQAVSFSIFPRRVMGSVQAVIGMVVTMAPSIGPTVGGYITEAMSWHWLFLANVIPGVLVCWAAWTYLDIDKPNHAVARHLDLIGLVLIAVFLGSLEFVLEEGPGDDWFDSDRIILFSLTCLAAGVWFFTRTLRSDHPIVDLRAFANRNFAIGAGMGFIIGIALYGLVYIMPLFFGYVRGYSSLQIGQVMFVTGLTMFLCAPIVGQASNRLDLRVLLFFGLLLVGVGTMMNANLTVESGFWQFCVPQIVRGMGLIMCIIPASRIALGTLPPSEVGNASGLFNVMRNLGGAMGLALLDTVRDIREDFHWNQLAPAIDTGREVVVAEIAKYEAMLAGSVPDAYHAAVGMLVQRVSQQAQVLAFNDIFTWMGLIYLLSVPLVFLLRRLSA